Genomic DNA from Acidisoma sp. PAMC 29798:
AATTACGATATGCGCGACTCTCTCGAGGGAGCGGAAAAATCCTGGTCGATCAGGCGGCCAGAAGCCCGCTCACTTCCGATTTCAGTCGGCCATCCAACACCGCGGCGCGGACGATGGCAATCCGATGAGCGCCCTGGGGCGACCACCTCATCCGCTGCTTCTTCGCCATGCGAGCATTGGCGATTTCGTCAACGCAACCCTCGGCCCGAGACGTTGAGATCGGCAGCTTGGAGCGGTAGCGCGCGCCATAATCGATGAGTGACCCGGTGTTGTTCGCCAGGTAGCGGCGTAGATCATCGCAGTTCCAGAGTAGCCTAGCGACAGCAGGTCTGAATCTCTCACCATTCAGATACGCAACCTCTGACGCGGTGTGGCGCACCCCGAATAACTCGTCGTGTGCCTCCTCGTGATATCCGTTCCAGATAAGATGGCGAAGGCGTCCAATTCTCCATTCAACCATCTCCAACCCCGCTCTGTGTTGAGGGTCGAGAGCATCGATTCCTCGCAAGGCTTGCTGGATGTGCTGCACGCGCATGGAGATGTGCCACCAATCCAAAATACAGGTGACCGGCTCCCCAACTGCCGCACGGACAAGACCAGGAAGCGCCGCCTCACCGTCGCTAAGGACCGTGATGGCGCGACCGGGCCGCCATCCCTGCTCGTGAAGCGCCTGGCGCAATGTCGCGAGTGGCGACGGCGCACCCTTGGGTGCGAGGGCAAACCGCCGCGGCGGTTTGCCCGTCACCTCGATCTTGCCAAAGGTGACGTCGAGGTGTCGCGATTGATAGCCATGGGCTGCCCGAATATCCGCTCCGTCGATCAAGACCAAGAGTTCAGCTGCCGGATCGCTTTCCGGTTCCGAATTCGGGAGCGCGATCGCCTTCTGTTCAAGATCAGCCGCGACACGATGCGTTCGGTTGCGCACGGTCGCGTGGCTCACCGGATCGCAGGGCAAAAAGGTGTTCAGCAGCCGAGCCGCCTCGCGGTAGGAGTGCCGGACGCTCAACTCACCCTGTAGCTGCCGAAGCTCAGGCGTGCACCGGTCCAGCAGAAGCTCCGCCAGCGGCGACTGGGAGACATCGACAAAGCCCCAATTGTTCCTGCACGGGCACACGCTGATACGAGGCGCGTCAACGGCAATGGTTCCGAACAGGGTCTGGATCTTGCGGGTCCGGCTATCCCGCCGCCGTCTGAGCTTCATACAGTCGCCGCACACGCGGGCGCAGGTGGAGAACTCTTAAATCTGGGTTTGCAGGATACGGCGCGCGAGCTCACCAAGCAGATCCTTGCCCTCGGCCAGGGTCAGGCCGATCTCCTCCGCTCTCAGCCCGACAACCCGCCGTTCGAGCCTGCCGACTTCAATCGTCTCCACGTCGCCCCAGCCCGTCTTTGCCTCGAGCTTGACCACCCATTCCATGACCGCCCTCCTATGTCGCAGAAAGAAGCGATCTTCCCTGACCCTACGTCAGTCTGACCAGGATTTTTCCGCTCCCCCGGGACTGATCACCCATGTCGTCGTGTCGAAATACTGCGACCACATCCCACTGCACCGCCAGGCGGGGATCAGCCTCCGTGAAGGGGTGGAACTGGACCGCTCGACACTCGCCGACTGGATAGGCCAGGCGTTGTTCCTGCTGGCGCCTCTTGCCGAAGCCATCGGTCGTCATGTCCGTGCGGGCGTCGCTGTCCATGCCGATGACACCACGGTTCCGGTGCTCTCGCCGGGTCTGGGCAAGACCAGGACGGGACGGCTCTGGGTCGCGGTGCGGGACGAGCGGCCCTGGGGATCGGATGTGCCGCCCGCGGCATTCTACCGCTACTCGGCAGACCGGAAGGGCGTCCATGTGGAAGCGTTGCTGGGCTCCTATCGTGGGTTCCTGCATGCCGACGGCTACAGCGGATTTACCCGGTTCTACAAGCCGACGACCGCACTGGGTGATGCCCCGCTGGTCGAGGTCGCATGCTGGAGCCACGCCCGGCGGTGCTTCTACGACGTGCACCATCAAACGGGGTCGCCGATCGCCCTTGAAGCTCTTCACCGGATCGCGGCTTTGTTCGCCGTCGAAGGGCACATCCGCGGAAAGCCGCCCGACCAGCGCGCCTTCGCAAGGCGAGAACACGCCGAGCCACTGTTGGAGCATCTCAAGCAATTCCTCGAAAAAGAGCTCCTCCGGATCAGCGGCAAGAGCTCTCTCGCCGAGGCAATCCGCTACACCCTGTCACGCTGGAAAGCGCTGACCCGCTACGTCACGGATGGCAGGCTCGAGATCAGCAATAACGCCGCTGAACGCGCCATGAAACCTCCCGTCCTCGGAAGAAAGAATTACCTGTTCTGCGGCTCTGACGCTGGCGGACAGCGCGCCGCCTGCATGTACACGATCGTCGAGACGGCCAAGATGAACGGCATCAACCCTCAGACCTATTTAACCAATATCATCGGAAGGATCGCCGACCATCCTATCCACAGGATCTATGAGCTTCTGCCATGGCGATGGAAACCATAGTTCAACGCTGAACCCGATCAAACCGCTACGACCGCGGCCATTGGCCGACGCTTACTCGTGATCTACCACCACGTTGCCGACGACGAGACGTGTCCACAGTTGACCGAATAGCGTCTTCTCCTTGAACCGTTCATTCGGTTCTGTCAGTCCTCGCGCCACGACGGGAAGGTTTGGATGCCTTCACCAAACGGGTAAACTGAGCGTTGGACGATAGTAGGGGCGCCGGGAATGGATTGCGTTGGCTGTGGCTCGTCGGCGGTAAATGAACGGGGAGGTCACGGCACGAGGCTACCGGCGATACCGATGCCGCGATTGCGGACGGCAGTTCAACGAGCGCAGCGGTGGGTGCTGAACCGGGCCTGCCTGCCGAGCGACATCA
This window encodes:
- a CDS encoding ISKra4 family transposase codes for the protein MCGDCMKLRRRRDSRTRKIQTLFGTIAVDAPRISVCPCRNNWGFVDVSQSPLAELLLDRCTPELRQLQGELSVRHSYREAARLLNTFLPCDPVSHATVRNRTHRVAADLEQKAIALPNSEPESDPAAELLVLIDGADIRAAHGYQSRHLDVTFGKIEVTGKPPRRFALAPKGAPSPLATLRQALHEQGWRPGRAITVLSDGEAALPGLVRAAVGEPVTCILDWWHISMRVQHIQQALRGIDALDPQHRAGLEMVEWRIGRLRHLIWNGYHEEAHDELFGVRHTASEVAYLNGERFRPAVARLLWNCDDLRRYLANNTGSLIDYGARYRSKLPISTSRAEGCVDEIANARMAKKQRMRWSPQGAHRIAIVRAAVLDGRLKSEVSGLLAA
- the tnpC gene encoding IS66 family transposase, encoding MTALLCRRKKRSSLTLRQSDQDFSAPPGLITHVVVSKYCDHIPLHRQAGISLREGVELDRSTLADWIGQALFLLAPLAEAIGRHVRAGVAVHADDTTVPVLSPGLGKTRTGRLWVAVRDERPWGSDVPPAAFYRYSADRKGVHVEALLGSYRGFLHADGYSGFTRFYKPTTALGDAPLVEVACWSHARRCFYDVHHQTGSPIALEALHRIAALFAVEGHIRGKPPDQRAFARREHAEPLLEHLKQFLEKELLRISGKSSLAEAIRYTLSRWKALTRYVTDGRLEISNNAAERAMKPPVLGRKNYLFCGSDAGGQRAACMYTIVETAKMNGINPQTYLTNIIGRIADHPIHRIYELLPWRWKP
- a CDS encoding IS1/IS1595 family N-terminal zinc-binding domain-containing protein translates to MNGEVTARGYRRYRCRDCGRQFNERSGGC